In one window of Posidoniimonas corsicana DNA:
- a CDS encoding 2-oxoacid:ferredoxin oxidoreductase subunit beta, translating to MSVDLPLPVLTPNDFASDQDVRWCPGCGDYSILAQMKKVMPTLGLPKEKIVFISGIGCSSRFPYYMNTYGMHSIHGRAPAVATGLKTCRPDLQVWVITGDGDGLSIGGNHLMHAIRRNMDLNIVLFNNRIYGLTKGQYSPTSPAGKKTKSTPMGSIDNPLHPLSIAIGAEATFVARSIDTNIKHLAETLKRAADHRGTAFVEVYQNCNVFNDGAWNYAKDRNTKADTTLELEHGKPLIFGKDRDKGIRLNGLEPEVVQLGSGIAEDDLLFHDERSHEPSLAYLLSRMRYEDGYPEPIGVFRAVEKPKYDDMINDQIEEATKAHGIGDLEKLFNAGETWEVE from the coding sequence ATGTCCGTCGACCTCCCGCTCCCCGTCCTCACCCCCAACGACTTCGCCAGCGACCAGGATGTCCGCTGGTGCCCCGGCTGCGGGGACTACTCCATCCTGGCGCAGATGAAGAAGGTCATGCCGACCCTCGGCCTGCCCAAGGAGAAGATCGTGTTCATCAGCGGCATCGGCTGCAGCAGCCGGTTCCCGTACTACATGAACACGTACGGCATGCACAGCATCCACGGCCGCGCGCCGGCCGTGGCGACCGGCCTCAAGACCTGCCGGCCCGACCTGCAGGTGTGGGTCATCACCGGCGACGGCGACGGCCTGTCCATCGGCGGCAACCACCTGATGCACGCCATCCGCCGCAACATGGACCTGAACATCGTGCTGTTCAACAACCGGATCTACGGGCTCACCAAGGGGCAGTACTCGCCCACCTCGCCCGCCGGCAAGAAGACCAAGAGCACGCCAATGGGCTCCATCGACAACCCGCTGCACCCGCTGTCGATCGCCATCGGCGCCGAGGCGACCTTCGTCGCCCGCAGCATCGACACCAACATCAAGCACCTGGCCGAGACCCTCAAGCGCGCCGCCGACCACCGCGGCACCGCGTTTGTCGAGGTCTACCAGAACTGCAACGTGTTCAACGACGGCGCCTGGAACTACGCCAAGGACCGCAACACCAAGGCCGACACCACGCTCGAGCTCGAGCACGGCAAGCCGCTCATCTTCGGCAAGGACCGCGACAAGGGCATCCGCCTCAACGGCCTGGAGCCGGAGGTCGTGCAGCTCGGCAGCGGCATCGCCGAAGACGACCTGCTCTTCCACGACGAGCGCTCCCACGAGCCCAGCCTGGCCTACCTGCTCAGCCGCATGCGGTACGAGGACGGCTACCCCGAGCCGATCGGCGTGTTCCGCGCGGTCGAGAAGCCCAAGTACGACGACATGATCAACGACCAGATCGAGGAGGCCACCAAGGCCCACGGCATCGGCGACCTGGAGAAGCTGTTCAACGCCGGCGAGACCTGGGAAGTGGAGTAG
- a CDS encoding 2-oxoacid:acceptor oxidoreductase subunit alpha — translation MSTAIEKQVENLDEATVRFCGDSGDGMQLAGTQFTNTSALAGNDVATFPDFPAEIRAPRGTKAGVSGFQIHFSSQDIYTPGDTVDALVAMNPAALITNLPDLRQGGILIVNTDNFDKKGLEQAGYESNPLEGGDLEEKFKVHQMDMTKLTRQAVDGLGLSVKEADRCKNFFAMGLVFWLYDRSLEPTLRFIDAKFGKKPEIAQANVAALKAGYHYGDTVEGWNTQYLVAKAKLPAGKYRNMMGNQALAWGLVAAAKLSHKRLFLGAYPITPASDILHELAKHKHFDVLTFQAEDEIAAVTSTIGAAFAGEMAVTASSGPGIALKGEGLGLAVITELPMICINVQRGGPSTGLPTKTEQSDLLQVMFGRNGECPMPVIAASSPSDCFDAIQEAWRIAVEYMTPVFFLTDGYIANGSEPWRIPEVSDLPRVRVKHPEPMPDSNDEGAPKFMPYARDEKLARPWAVPGTPTLEHRIGGLEKQDLTGNVSYDPANHEHMIKTRAAKVAGIANGIPEQAVDGPDSGDLLVISWGGPYGACATAVHRAQAMGHKVSHAHLRYLNPFPKNLGELMGRFKKVLVPEINCGQLRLLLRSEYLVDAIGFNKVQGKPFAVGEIVEKIEEVLAS, via the coding sequence ATGTCGACCGCAATAGAGAAGCAGGTAGAGAACCTAGACGAAGCCACCGTCCGATTCTGCGGCGACTCGGGCGACGGCATGCAGCTGGCCGGCACGCAGTTCACCAACACGTCGGCCCTGGCGGGCAACGACGTCGCGACCTTCCCGGACTTCCCGGCGGAGATCCGCGCCCCGCGCGGCACCAAGGCGGGCGTGAGCGGGTTCCAGATCCACTTCTCCAGCCAGGACATCTACACCCCCGGCGACACCGTCGACGCGCTGGTGGCGATGAACCCCGCGGCGCTCATCACCAACCTGCCCGACCTGCGGCAGGGCGGCATCCTGATCGTCAACACGGACAACTTCGACAAGAAGGGGCTGGAGCAGGCCGGCTACGAGAGCAACCCGCTGGAAGGCGGCGACCTCGAAGAGAAGTTCAAGGTCCACCAGATGGACATGACCAAGCTCACCCGCCAGGCGGTGGACGGGCTCGGTCTGAGCGTCAAGGAGGCCGACCGCTGCAAGAACTTCTTCGCGATGGGCCTGGTGTTCTGGCTGTACGACCGGTCGCTCGAGCCGACGCTGCGGTTCATCGACGCCAAGTTCGGCAAGAAGCCGGAAATCGCCCAGGCGAACGTCGCGGCCCTGAAGGCCGGCTACCACTACGGCGACACCGTCGAGGGCTGGAACACCCAGTACCTGGTCGCCAAGGCGAAGCTGCCGGCCGGCAAGTACCGCAACATGATGGGCAACCAGGCCCTGGCCTGGGGCCTGGTCGCGGCCGCCAAGCTGTCGCACAAGCGGCTGTTCCTGGGCGCCTACCCGATCACGCCTGCCAGCGACATCCTGCACGAGCTGGCTAAGCACAAGCACTTCGACGTGCTCACCTTCCAGGCCGAGGACGAGATCGCCGCGGTCACGTCCACCATCGGCGCCGCCTTCGCGGGCGAGATGGCCGTCACCGCCAGCAGCGGGCCCGGCATCGCGCTCAAGGGCGAGGGCCTGGGCCTGGCGGTCATCACCGAGCTGCCGATGATCTGCATCAACGTGCAGCGTGGCGGGCCCTCCACCGGCCTGCCCACCAAGACCGAGCAGTCCGACCTGCTGCAGGTGATGTTCGGCCGCAACGGCGAGTGCCCGATGCCGGTGATCGCCGCGAGCAGCCCCTCGGACTGCTTCGACGCCATCCAGGAGGCCTGGCGGATCGCGGTCGAGTACATGACCCCCGTCTTCTTCCTGACCGACGGCTACATCGCCAACGGCAGCGAGCCGTGGCGGATCCCCGAGGTGTCGGACCTGCCCCGCGTCCGGGTGAAGCACCCCGAGCCGATGCCGGACTCCAACGACGAGGGCGCCCCGAAGTTCATGCCCTACGCCCGCGACGAGAAGCTCGCCCGCCCGTGGGCCGTGCCGGGCACGCCGACCCTGGAGCACCGCATCGGCGGCCTGGAGAAGCAGGACCTGACCGGCAACGTCAGCTACGACCCGGCCAACCACGAGCACATGATCAAGACCCGCGCCGCCAAGGTCGCCGGGATCGCCAACGGCATCCCCGAGCAGGCCGTGGACGGGCCCGACAGCGGCGACCTGTTGGTCATCAGCTGGGGCGGCCCCTACGGCGCCTGCGCCACCGCGGTGCACCGCGCACAGGCGATGGGCCACAAGGTCAGCCACGCCCACCTGAGGTACCTCAACCCGTTCCCCAAGAACCTCGGCGAGCTGATGGGCCGGTTCAAGAAGGTGCTGGTGCCCGAGATCAACTGCGGCCAGCTGCGTCTGCTCCTGCGTTCCGAGTACCTGGTGGACGCCATCGGATTCAACAAGGTGCAGGGCAAGCCGTTCGCCGTCGGCGAGATCGTCGAGAAGATCGAAGAAGTGCTGGCCAGCTAG
- a CDS encoding DUF1559 domain-containing protein, with translation MRGRTAFTLVELLVVIAIIGVLIALLLPAVQAAREAARRTQCKNNLKQLSLGCLNHESTHGFLPTSGFGWRWQPDPDKGYGKDQRGGWPYGLLAYVEEQGLRDVASGISSAADKEAQMLRLVQTPIDMFTCPSRREAQLYPILRNNFLAFNLRSCRVGDCFVARSDYAGNAGNINPTGQGGPENPAAVNSFTAWITKTQNGAMYQRSTVRLAKITDGTSKTALIGEKYMDPAQYLDGSDPADDQNIFVGHDQDNLRYTGWKPTSNNASVAWTPAQDGAGFDTANGNDIPPFGAPHAGAMNMAFCDGSIRTVEFGVDEEVFYKFGGRDDDADLYPGP, from the coding sequence ATGAGAGGTCGTACCGCATTTACGCTGGTGGAGCTGCTGGTGGTGATCGCCATCATCGGGGTGCTGATCGCGCTGCTGCTGCCGGCGGTGCAGGCGGCCCGCGAGGCGGCCCGCCGCACGCAGTGCAAGAACAACCTGAAGCAGCTGTCGTTGGGATGCCTGAACCATGAGAGCACCCACGGCTTCCTGCCCACCTCCGGCTTCGGCTGGCGCTGGCAGCCCGACCCCGACAAGGGCTACGGCAAGGACCAACGCGGCGGCTGGCCCTACGGCCTGCTGGCCTACGTCGAGGAGCAGGGGCTCCGCGACGTCGCCTCGGGCATCAGCAGCGCCGCCGACAAGGAGGCCCAGATGCTGCGCCTGGTGCAGACCCCCATCGACATGTTCACCTGCCCCTCGCGACGCGAGGCCCAGCTCTACCCGATCCTGCGCAACAACTTCCTGGCGTTCAACCTCCGCAGCTGCCGCGTGGGCGACTGCTTTGTCGCCCGGTCCGACTACGCCGGCAACGCGGGCAACATCAACCCCACCGGGCAGGGCGGGCCGGAGAACCCCGCCGCGGTCAACTCCTTCACCGCCTGGATCACCAAGACCCAGAACGGCGCCATGTACCAGCGCAGCACCGTGCGGCTCGCCAAGATCACCGACGGCACCAGCAAGACCGCGCTGATCGGCGAGAAGTACATGGACCCGGCCCAGTACCTCGACGGCTCCGACCCGGCCGACGACCAGAACATCTTCGTCGGCCACGACCAGGACAACCTCCGCTACACCGGCTGGAAGCCGACCAGCAACAACGCCTCGGTGGCGTGGACGCCCGCCCAGGACGGCGCCGGCTTTGACACCGCCAACGGCAACGACATCCCCCCCTTCGGCGCGCCCCACGCCGGCGCCATGAACATGGCCTTCTGCGACGGCTCCATCCGCACCGTCGAGTTCGGCGTCGACGAGGAGGTCTTCTACAAGTTCGGCGGACGCGACGACGACGCCGACCTCTACCCGGGGCCCTAA
- a CDS encoding CBS domain-containing protein, protein MLIPCPACGAENIEGADICESCGAPLAELSVRAPQSSAEASLMEDTVDRLDVRMHASVSPEATVGEVLKKMVDMAVGCVTIVDNKGRLAGIFSERDAVTRLGADTTDRRDQPIMKYMTPNPVTVDQHCRIALALQQMDIGGYRHLPVLDREGRPVMLVSIRDILRYLADRVGVAG, encoded by the coding sequence ATGCTTATCCCCTGCCCAGCCTGCGGCGCCGAGAACATCGAGGGCGCAGACATCTGCGAGTCCTGCGGCGCGCCCCTGGCCGAGCTATCCGTCCGGGCGCCGCAGTCGTCGGCCGAGGCCTCGCTGATGGAGGACACCGTCGACCGGCTCGACGTGCGGATGCACGCCAGCGTGTCGCCCGAGGCGACCGTCGGCGAGGTGCTGAAGAAGATGGTCGACATGGCGGTCGGCTGCGTGACGATCGTCGACAACAAGGGCCGGCTGGCCGGCATCTTCAGCGAGCGCGACGCGGTGACGCGGCTCGGCGCCGACACCACCGACCGCCGCGACCAGCCGATCATGAAGTACATGACGCCCAACCCGGTCACGGTCGACCAGCACTGCCGCATCGCGCTGGCGCTGCAGCAGATGGACATCGGCGGCTACCGCCACCTGCCGGTGCTGGACCGCGAAGGCCGGCCGGTGATGCTCGTTTCGATCCGCGACATCCTGCGGTACCTGGCCGACCGCGTCGGCGTGGCGGGCTAA
- the fusA gene encoding elongation factor G: MSTDLTKIRNIGVIAHIDAGKTTTTERMLYVSGARHRAGEVDRGTTTTDDDAEEQERGITIYSACVQFPWKDVSINLIDTPGHVDFTAEVERSLRVLDGAVVVFSAREGVEAQSETVWRQANKYKVPRIAFINKLDREGADFEAVFEEIEKRLGAQPLALQIPAGLGPAHVANPFRGVVDLIAMKLITFPEGKEGREFITAELPEDLLPEAQLWREKMLESLYDYSNELMELALSEEPIPEQLIRSVVRDATVHQQVQPLLCGSALHGIGVQQLLDAVAAYLPHPLEMPPVEGHEPVKSGKSDHGRRKGAVEAAAADQTGKKLVRKPDPNEPFCGLVFKILPFKTGDLYWVRVYSGEIKPNSRVLNAGKDFKENVSQLWRIHATKKDEQLQGAQAGDIVALLGLRESVTGDTLCDTRAPIVLESIEFPETVISVAVEAESSGDKKKLGETLDMLKKQDPTFRYEENEETGQTLISGMGELHLEVIQHRLERDFGLKIKVHKPRVSYRETVGGRAEVTGECNRLINGAQHTGAVKLRVEPFTPTGPLAAKLPPVVVSVDPGHGLPDDLLNVVIEELETAAAGSGTLGFPLMRLKITLVGGDVHETDSTDIAFRTAANLAFDKALREAGQVLLEPIMKLELSTPEEHLGALVGDLQQRRAIIHQTEQRATDTLVQAEAPLANMFGYSNASRSLSQGLASFSMTPSGYAPAPDEVLRVFLGD, translated from the coding sequence ATGTCCACCGACCTCACCAAGATCCGCAATATTGGCGTCATTGCCCACATCGACGCCGGCAAGACGACCACCACCGAGCGGATGCTGTACGTCAGCGGAGCGCGGCACCGCGCGGGCGAGGTCGACCGCGGCACCACCACCACCGACGACGACGCCGAGGAGCAGGAACGCGGCATCACCATCTACTCCGCGTGCGTGCAGTTCCCGTGGAAGGACGTCAGCATCAACCTGATTGACACGCCCGGGCACGTCGACTTCACGGCCGAGGTGGAGCGCAGCCTCCGCGTGCTGGACGGCGCCGTCGTGGTGTTCAGCGCCCGCGAGGGCGTCGAGGCCCAGAGCGAAACGGTCTGGCGGCAGGCCAACAAGTACAAGGTCCCGCGGATCGCGTTCATCAACAAGCTGGACCGCGAGGGCGCCGACTTCGAGGCGGTGTTCGAGGAGATTGAGAAGCGTCTGGGCGCGCAGCCGCTGGCGTTGCAGATCCCGGCAGGCCTGGGGCCCGCCCACGTGGCCAACCCGTTCCGCGGGGTGGTCGACCTGATCGCGATGAAGCTGATCACCTTCCCCGAGGGGAAGGAGGGCCGAGAGTTCATCACCGCAGAACTGCCCGAAGACCTGCTGCCCGAGGCCCAGCTGTGGCGTGAGAAGATGCTGGAGTCGCTCTACGACTACAGCAACGAGCTAATGGAGCTGGCTCTGTCCGAGGAGCCGATCCCCGAGCAGCTGATCCGCAGCGTGGTGCGCGACGCCACCGTCCATCAGCAGGTGCAGCCGCTGCTGTGCGGCTCGGCCCTGCACGGCATCGGCGTGCAGCAGCTGCTCGACGCGGTCGCCGCGTACCTGCCCCACCCGCTCGAGATGCCGCCGGTCGAGGGGCACGAGCCGGTCAAGAGCGGCAAGTCGGACCACGGGCGGCGGAAGGGCGCGGTCGAGGCGGCCGCCGCCGATCAGACCGGCAAGAAGCTGGTCCGCAAGCCGGACCCCAACGAGCCGTTCTGCGGCCTGGTGTTCAAGATCCTGCCGTTCAAGACCGGCGACCTGTACTGGGTGCGGGTCTACTCCGGCGAGATCAAGCCGAACTCGCGGGTGCTCAACGCCGGCAAGGACTTCAAGGAGAACGTTTCGCAGCTGTGGCGGATCCACGCGACCAAGAAGGACGAGCAGCTGCAGGGCGCCCAGGCCGGCGACATCGTCGCGCTGCTGGGCCTCCGCGAGTCGGTTACCGGCGACACGCTCTGCGACACCCGCGCGCCGATCGTGCTGGAGTCGATCGAGTTCCCCGAGACGGTCATCAGCGTCGCGGTCGAGGCGGAGAGCTCGGGCGACAAGAAGAAGCTTGGTGAAACGCTCGACATGCTGAAGAAGCAGGACCCGACGTTCCGCTACGAGGAGAACGAGGAGACCGGCCAGACGCTGATCAGCGGCATGGGCGAGCTGCACCTGGAGGTGATCCAGCACCGGTTGGAGCGGGACTTCGGGCTGAAGATCAAGGTGCACAAGCCGCGCGTCAGCTACCGTGAGACCGTTGGTGGCCGGGCCGAGGTGACCGGCGAGTGCAACCGCCTGATCAACGGCGCCCAGCACACCGGCGCCGTGAAGCTGCGGGTCGAGCCGTTCACGCCTACCGGCCCGCTGGCCGCTAAGCTGCCCCCGGTGGTGGTGTCGGTCGACCCGGGCCACGGCCTGCCGGACGATTTGCTGAACGTGGTGATCGAAGAGCTCGAGACCGCCGCCGCCGGCAGCGGCACGCTGGGGTTCCCGCTGATGCGGCTGAAGATCACGCTGGTCGGCGGCGACGTGCACGAGACCGACTCCACCGATATCGCGTTCCGCACCGCGGCCAACCTGGCGTTCGACAAGGCGCTCCGCGAGGCCGGGCAGGTGCTGCTGGAGCCGATTATGAAGCTCGAGCTGTCCACGCCGGAGGAGCACCTGGGCGCCCTGGTCGGGGACCTGCAGCAGCGGCGGGCGATCATCCACCAGACCGAGCAGCGGGCCACCGACACGCTCGTCCAGGCCGAGGCGCCGCTCGCCAACATGTTCGGCTACTCCAACGCGTCGCGGTCGCTGAGCCAGGGCCTGGCCAGCTTCAGCATGACCCCCAGCGGCTACGCCCCCGCCCCAGACGAGGTGTTGCGGGTGTTCCTGGGGGACTAG
- a CDS encoding FecR family protein, whose translation MPPAPDHTTPDSLTAAEAHEVHVLCDRLHDGLLSADESARLNEWLGQRPAARSYYLRFVALHRDLLASDGKRRFGEAELLRDLVASDGAPNDTCEASASMLALLNPETPASVRASRRVVGVWQLAAAVLLAMTLSLFWVNGSPDENTVATAPEPTPAPAESVAREVTLSHVSPGVVWRSALETHHTGATLDAGRSIGIAAGEVELTYSSGTKIMLVGPAEFLVEPAGGKLARGGLVASVTEAGHGFTIETPNGKVVDLGTEFGVAVDDFGVSEVNVFKGKVEAFPGGGVSQRGKIELNRGDGLQWSDRDLVKLSADLHRFTSAVLGRDLPHSGAGDGRSLVDRFREGALDTRKWRALGDATTSPVGLRLGSGNSDGRAYLLSASEFDPALGAVTVSCDLRFESPQLVGPASFSILTRSVDERGVAAAPWGDVLASCTRCSFESDPDSAGGLLRTGVKLESNREVNSISWSGFSPPVPGVWYRVRVRDDGVNVTFTVSPRDAPADGETVTFRSLFRGKANHVAVEGPSTGAVLVDRVEISQEPATAPIATYGDLISLVLSEPRLRRQETLLLDRLAPPDAELIVRDGFDDGAINQSRWATLEAATAVEGGVRLGRPNEDGHIDTWKQRPYLLTRRALDPRDGALTILGRIRFADNFLSGYGASFAVMTRADRQRGQGPGWEHSVLQRGVRMNFWPAAVNLEHTLEVHEKPTVNSVSLLATHGVEVDPNARSYVFRVEDDGRRVALTVVDPLRPGEAMTVASDSAYESHEGAVAFESCWGSPVLLDDVRIYQSRPATPPLPADSDRGER comes from the coding sequence ATGCCCCCCGCACCCGATCACACAACGCCCGACTCCCTGACCGCAGCCGAGGCCCACGAGGTCCATGTGCTGTGCGACAGGCTGCACGACGGACTGCTGTCGGCGGACGAGTCGGCGCGGTTGAACGAGTGGCTAGGACAACGCCCCGCCGCGAGAAGCTATTACCTGCGGTTCGTGGCGTTACACCGCGACCTGCTTGCCAGCGACGGGAAACGTCGATTCGGCGAGGCCGAGTTGCTGCGGGACCTCGTGGCGAGCGACGGCGCCCCCAACGACACGTGCGAGGCCTCGGCCTCGATGCTCGCGTTGCTCAATCCAGAAACGCCCGCTAGCGTGCGTGCGAGCCGGCGCGTGGTCGGCGTTTGGCAGCTCGCCGCGGCGGTACTCCTGGCCATGACGCTCTCCTTATTCTGGGTGAACGGATCGCCGGATGAGAACACCGTCGCGACGGCGCCGGAGCCGACGCCCGCACCTGCCGAGTCGGTCGCGAGGGAGGTAACCCTATCGCACGTGTCGCCGGGCGTCGTTTGGCGGAGCGCACTGGAGACGCACCACACAGGGGCGACCCTCGACGCCGGCCGTTCCATCGGGATCGCCGCTGGCGAGGTCGAACTGACCTACAGCAGCGGAACGAAGATTATGCTCGTCGGTCCGGCCGAGTTCCTCGTCGAGCCAGCAGGGGGCAAGTTGGCTCGCGGCGGGCTGGTCGCCTCAGTCACGGAGGCGGGGCACGGGTTCACGATCGAGACCCCAAACGGCAAGGTTGTCGATCTGGGCACAGAGTTTGGCGTCGCCGTCGATGATTTTGGCGTCTCCGAGGTGAATGTGTTCAAGGGCAAGGTCGAGGCGTTCCCAGGCGGCGGGGTGAGCCAACGCGGAAAGATCGAACTAAACCGTGGCGACGGGCTGCAGTGGAGCGACCGTGACCTGGTCAAGCTGTCGGCCGACCTGCACCGCTTCACCAGCGCCGTGCTAGGTCGTGACCTGCCGCACAGCGGTGCTGGCGACGGCCGTTCGCTAGTCGACCGGTTCCGTGAGGGAGCACTCGACACCCGAAAATGGCGGGCGTTGGGCGATGCCACCACCTCTCCTGTCGGGCTTCGTCTGGGCAGTGGCAATTCCGATGGCCGCGCTTATCTGCTCTCCGCTAGTGAGTTCGACCCTGCGCTCGGGGCAGTGACGGTGAGTTGCGATTTGCGGTTCGAGTCGCCACAGTTGGTCGGTCCGGCGTCGTTCTCGATCCTGACCAGGAGCGTCGACGAGCGCGGTGTCGCTGCGGCGCCGTGGGGCGACGTGCTCGCTTCATGCACGCGTTGCAGCTTCGAGTCTGATCCCGATTCCGCCGGGGGTTTGTTGCGTACGGGTGTGAAGCTCGAGAGCAACCGAGAGGTCAACAGCATCTCGTGGAGCGGGTTCTCCCCCCCGGTCCCGGGCGTCTGGTACCGCGTCCGGGTGCGTGACGATGGGGTCAACGTCACGTTTACCGTGTCGCCGCGCGACGCCCCCGCCGATGGCGAGACCGTCACCTTCCGCTCGCTCTTCCGAGGCAAGGCAAACCACGTCGCTGTTGAGGGCCCGTCGACCGGCGCGGTGCTAGTAGACCGGGTCGAGATCTCCCAAGAACCCGCAACCGCCCCAATCGCCACCTACGGCGACCTTATCTCTTTGGTGCTGAGCGAACCCAGACTACGCCGCCAGGAGACTCTGCTGCTCGATCGCCTCGCCCCACCGGACGCCGAGCTCATAGTTCGCGATGGCTTCGACGACGGGGCGATCAACCAGAGCCGATGGGCGACCCTGGAGGCAGCAACCGCGGTCGAAGGGGGCGTGCGACTTGGGCGCCCGAACGAGGATGGACACATCGACACCTGGAAGCAACGGCCCTACCTCCTTACCCGCCGAGCACTCGACCCTCGTGACGGCGCCCTAACCATCCTGGGCAGGATCCGGTTCGCTGACAACTTCCTGTCCGGCTACGGCGCGTCGTTCGCCGTCATGACACGCGCGGACCGTCAGCGGGGGCAGGGGCCGGGGTGGGAGCACTCCGTGCTGCAACGCGGCGTCCGGATGAACTTCTGGCCGGCGGCGGTCAACCTGGAACACACGCTTGAGGTTCACGAGAAGCCAACCGTCAACTCGGTCTCGCTCCTTGCGACGCACGGCGTCGAGGTGGATCCGAACGCCCGCTCCTACGTGTTCCGCGTCGAGGACGACGGCCGCAGGGTGGCTCTTACCGTTGTTGACCCGCTGCGCCCCGGCGAGGCGATGACCGTCGCCAGTGACTCCGCATACGAATCACACGAGGGGGCGGTCGCGTTCGAGAGCTGCTGGGGGTCGCCTGTCTTGCTCGACGACGTCCGCATCTACCAGAGCCGTCCCGCAACGCCTCCGCTGCCCGCCGACTCTGATCGCGGCGAGCGCTAG
- a CDS encoding sigma-70 family RNA polymerase sigma factor — protein MDTPNRSGPASPSKQDRTAEFVALYSENYQRLQYFLLALLPTSNDASDVLQETSLVLWDKFETFQTGTNFFAWACKIARLQSLKHYERNKHRARPFDDETLERLAEDAAEYAAQTEPRIEVLESCLKDLPESDRTLIRRRYETGASVNKIAEEIGVTANRLSKSLGRIRRALMACLERKLALDH, from the coding sequence ATGGACACCCCCAACAGAAGCGGCCCGGCGTCGCCCTCGAAGCAGGACCGGACGGCCGAGTTTGTCGCGCTCTACTCGGAGAACTACCAGCGGCTGCAGTACTTCCTGCTCGCCCTGCTCCCCACCTCCAACGACGCATCCGACGTGCTGCAGGAGACCAGCCTCGTGCTGTGGGACAAGTTCGAGACCTTCCAAACCGGCACCAATTTCTTCGCCTGGGCCTGCAAGATCGCCAGGCTGCAAAGCCTTAAGCACTACGAGCGAAACAAGCACCGCGCCCGACCCTTCGACGACGAAACGCTCGAACGGCTCGCTGAGGACGCCGCCGAGTACGCTGCGCAAACGGAGCCACGGATTGAGGTGCTGGAGTCGTGCCTGAAGGACCTGCCGGAATCCGATCGGACCCTGATCCGAAGACGCTACGAAACGGGCGCGTCGGTCAACAAGATTGCCGAAGAGATCGGCGTCACGGCGAACCGCCTCTCGAAGTCGCTGGGAAGGATCCGGCGGGCGCTGATGGCCTGCCTGGAGCGCAAGCTCGCCCTCGACCACTAG
- a CDS encoding sugar phosphate isomerase/epimerase family protein, protein MRLGFMSAILPELTLQQVADVAAEIGYTCVEVMCWPTGRAERRYAGVSHLDIDLIQRGGQQVLDMFAARGLTISALGYYPNPLDPDPAVSGASVAHLKRVIDAANSLGLENVNTFVGRDWTRSVDDNWPRFLDVWRPVIAHAEAAGVRVGIENCPMLFTADEWPGGKNLAHSPRVWRRMFADIASDSFGLNYDPSHMVFQQMDYLKPLREFSGKLFHLHAKDVRVQRHLLDEVGVLAHPNDYHTPKLPGLGEVDWGAFFSTLGDVGYQGPVCVEVEDRAYEGTLENRKAALRQSHNYLRQFVQQDVR, encoded by the coding sequence ATGCGGCTGGGGTTCATGAGCGCCATCCTGCCCGAGCTAACGCTCCAGCAGGTCGCGGACGTGGCGGCGGAGATCGGCTACACATGCGTGGAGGTGATGTGCTGGCCGACCGGCCGCGCGGAACGCCGGTACGCGGGCGTGTCGCACCTGGACATCGACCTGATCCAGCGCGGCGGCCAGCAGGTGCTCGACATGTTCGCCGCCCGCGGGCTCACGATCAGCGCGCTGGGCTATTACCCCAACCCGTTGGACCCGGACCCGGCGGTCAGCGGGGCGAGCGTGGCTCACCTCAAGCGGGTGATCGACGCCGCCAATTCGTTGGGACTGGAGAACGTCAACACGTTTGTGGGCCGCGACTGGACCCGCTCGGTCGACGACAACTGGCCACGGTTCCTCGACGTCTGGCGGCCGGTCATTGCGCACGCCGAGGCGGCGGGCGTGCGGGTGGGCATCGAGAACTGCCCGATGCTGTTCACGGCCGACGAGTGGCCCGGCGGCAAGAACCTGGCCCACTCCCCACGCGTGTGGCGGCGGATGTTCGCCGACATCGCGAGCGACTCGTTCGGCCTGAACTACGACCCGTCGCACATGGTCTTTCAGCAGATGGACTACCTGAAGCCGCTGCGTGAGTTCTCCGGGAAGTTGTTCCACCTGCACGCTAAGGATGTGCGTGTGCAGCGGCACCTGCTGGACGAGGTGGGCGTGCTGGCCCACCCGAACGACTACCACACGCCGAAGCTGCCCGGCCTGGGCGAGGTGGACTGGGGCGCCTTCTTCAGCACGCTGGGCGATGTTGGCTACCAGGGGCCGGTGTGCGTCGAGGTGGAGGACCGCGCCTACGAGGGGACGCTCGAGAACCGGAAGGCCGCGCTGCGGCAGTCGCACAACTACCTGCGGCAGTTTGTCCAACAGGATGTGCGTTGA